In Paenibacillus sp. FSL M7-0420, a single genomic region encodes these proteins:
- a CDS encoding glycosyltransferase family 2 protein codes for MKLKTVSVHIVTYNSADDIADCLSAVLSQDYPVKKIVVVDNASTDGSAETVRAFYHELTQGSARMLIDPLHSVDEAVISSYNAALANYVGSLESPPSPTLVLLENEDNTGFAPAHNQAIAGTTTDYVLVLNPDLALAPDYISRLVARMEADSRIGSATGKLLLKADHSLVDSTGLRMNKARRAFDRGAGEPADQWNESGEVFGVSGAAAMYARRMIEDISVEGEFFDADFFAYKEDVDVAWRAELFGWKAYYDAEAIGYHERGWKTSGRSGKAMFIKRISYINRYKMIYKNEPSRTLLLTLLNSLPYEIAAHGYSLLKEPKLLGAWTSFFAQRTALKRKRRFIQERVMCQEIGDNIQI; via the coding sequence ATGAAACTTAAAACGGTCAGTGTGCATATTGTTACTTATAACAGCGCAGATGATATTGCGGATTGCTTGTCGGCTGTGCTCAGCCAGGATTATCCGGTTAAAAAGATTGTGGTGGTGGATAATGCTTCTACAGACGGATCGGCGGAGACGGTGAGGGCGTTCTATCATGAGCTTACCCAGGGATCAGCGCGTATGCTTATCGATCCGTTACACTCCGTTGACGAAGCAGTAATCTCATCATATAACGCAGCATTAGCCAACTATGTAGGAAGTTTGGAGAGCCCCCCCAGCCCAACCCTAGTCCTCCTGGAAAATGAAGATAACACCGGCTTCGCCCCCGCACACAATCAGGCGATTGCCGGTACTACGACCGATTATGTGCTGGTGCTGAACCCGGATCTTGCGCTGGCCCCTGATTATATCTCCAGGCTGGTCGCCCGGATGGAGGCCGACTCCCGGATTGGGAGTGCCACAGGCAAGCTGCTGCTGAAGGCGGATCATTCGCTGGTGGACAGTACCGGACTGCGGATGAATAAGGCGCGGCGGGCGTTTGACCGCGGGGCAGGAGAGCCTGCTGACCAGTGGAATGAGTCTGGTGAAGTATTCGGTGTCTCCGGTGCAGCGGCGATGTACGCGCGGCGGATGATTGAGGATATCAGCGTGGAGGGGGAGTTTTTCGACGCGGATTTTTTTGCGTATAAGGAAGATGTGGATGTGGCCTGGCGTGCAGAATTGTTCGGCTGGAAGGCCTACTATGATGCAGAAGCGATAGGCTACCATGAGCGGGGTTGGAAGACGTCAGGCCGGAGCGGCAAAGCGATGTTCATCAAGCGGATCTCCTATATTAACCGGTATAAAATGATCTACAAGAACGAGCCCTCCCGCACGCTGCTGCTCACTCTGCTAAATTCTCTGCCTTATGAGATCGCCGCACATGGCTACTCGCTATTGAAAGAGCCTAAGCTATTAGGAGCCTGGACCTCCTTCTTTGCACAGAGAACTGCCCTGAAGCGTAAGCGCCGGTTTATTCAGGAGAGGGTCATGTGTCAGGAAATAGGGGATAATATACAAATTTAA